One Blastocatellia bacterium DNA window includes the following coding sequences:
- a CDS encoding GNAT family N-acetyltransferase: MSVPDYTIRRCENFEDYEKCMELQRKVWHTTDLEITPARIYIISQNSGGFLIGAFTENNELLAFLHSFAGVDPQNQPIYYSHMLAVVPEYRNSGLGRELKLWQRIEAIKRQFKKVTWTFDPLRSLNAHFNINKLGCIVKEYKVNFYGTGNTSIFDAGIESDRLKAEWWVDSERVEKAIQGENPAIDLSSPYVEIPTDISIIRGDSLAVTKEWRLRVRKDFQAMFDKGLVCTGFARGQQDQFSRYYFSKSNSIF; encoded by the coding sequence ATGTCTGTCCCTGATTATACCATCCGACGTTGTGAAAACTTTGAAGATTATGAAAAATGCATGGAGTTGCAACGTAAGGTTTGGCACACAACAGATCTTGAAATTACTCCTGCACGAATTTATATAATTTCACAAAATAGCGGAGGTTTTTTAATAGGGGCATTTACTGAAAATAATGAATTACTAGCCTTTTTACATTCCTTTGCTGGTGTTGACCCACAAAATCAGCCTATTTATTACTCTCATATGCTAGCCGTCGTGCCTGAATATCGCAATAGCGGATTAGGACGAGAACTAAAACTTTGGCAAAGAATAGAAGCAATTAAACGCCAATTCAAAAAAGTAACTTGGACTTTTGACCCTTTGCGCTCACTTAATGCACATTTTAATATCAATAAACTTGGCTGTATTGTTAAAGAATACAAAGTAAATTTTTATGGTACAGGAAACACTAGCATTTTTGATGCAGGGATTGAGTCCGATCGGCTAAAGGCTGAATGGTGGGTAGATAGCGAGCGAGTAGAAAAAGCTATCCAAGGCGAAAACCCAGCAATTGATCTAAGTTCTCCTTACGTAGAAATCCCGACAGATATTTCCATAATTCGTGGTGATAGCTTGGCTGTAACTAAAGAATGGCGCTTAAGAGTCCGTAAAGACTTTCAAGCAATGTTTGATAAAGGTTTGGTTTGTACAGGCTTTGCTAGAGGCCAACAAGATCAATTTAGTCGATATTACTTTTCTAAATCTAATAGTATATTCTGA
- a CDS encoding LPS-assembly protein LptD, with amino-acid sequence MQVLFGRRLVILSFVLIFALHFNVTAKTLLEDPKNDPPTSSTHSNHYLIQSLQQDPKENPSLSEKERRRQSRQARKNNKNNEENNASKDTSDTNSQQPKIETAVANLEAIIESDEQRREGDTYIATGYVVINYGTSKLQADKVIFNTVSGDAEAEGNVIYDPDSQQRITAQKASLNIYTRKGTFYEAQGFTDQTSDGATLNFVAERVEKTGLDSYVLHGASITACEQATPAWKFASDRIGLQINKTASVKGGLFKFKNIPLFYLPYVAIPIGKRERQSGFLIPTTGNSTQTGRFFRNAYYQTLGRSADVLFTTDIYTKRGVGFGTTFRARPDELSSIKIGTFSVVDRLFDQENLPVQQDAGGSLFFAKGIQYLPNGFFAGVDVDFTTSLAFRRTFANEAEQVFNPENRSQFYLINNFSSAGANYSFNMLAEGKSDTVFNNGAFLDPLSDRNTDVTVRHLPSLELTGYGQQVANLPLYLSFNTAIEGLYRRERLNQAITFITPSIVQRFDMSPKLTLVVPDLAGWIIRPEFSLRSTYYTSSLRTISPDIPLVPSISRNQLSPDNIFRKYAEFSLNIRPPSLSKIYTNSDGSPKFKHVIEPTFTYHKISGVDNFAQIIRFDERDTVANTNEIEYGVINRFFVPKQTSDGRINTHEVLSIALTQKYFFDPDFGGALKPGVRNQFFPINTLSGFTFGSQRRDFSPLNVNVRYRPLNTISADMRMDYDTERNKVRNFSIGTSYSQRNFSISQRYFKISSLQTAPGQIEPGTFPGSLLVTGISLGNEARGYYGGGTFTYDFTDRIDTITGVRTRAGLRRSTSYFGYACDCGSVELNLTTINVNGFSETRVSFSFSLSGIGSFGTNQNR; translated from the coding sequence ATGCAAGTTCTGTTTGGCCGCCGTTTAGTTATTCTGTCGTTTGTTCTTATTTTTGCTTTACATTTTAATGTGACTGCTAAAACTCTTTTAGAAGATCCTAAAAATGATCCTCCAACATCTTCTACACATTCAAACCACTATTTAATCCAATCTTTACAACAAGATCCAAAAGAAAACCCCTCTTTAAGCGAAAAAGAACGACGTAGACAGTCCCGCCAAGCACGTAAAAATAATAAAAATAACGAGGAAAATAACGCTAGCAAAGACACTAGCGACACTAACAGCCAACAACCTAAAATAGAAACTGCTGTAGCAAACCTAGAAGCAATTATTGAATCAGATGAGCAACGTAGAGAAGGTGACACTTATATTGCTACTGGTTATGTAGTTATTAATTACGGCACAAGCAAATTACAAGCTGATAAGGTAATTTTTAATACTGTTAGCGGTGATGCAGAAGCAGAAGGAAATGTAATTTATGACCCAGACTCACAACAACGAATAACAGCACAAAAAGCTAGCCTAAATATTTATACCCGTAAAGGCACTTTCTATGAGGCTCAAGGCTTTACAGATCAAACATCCGACGGCGCAACTTTAAATTTTGTAGCTGAACGAGTAGAAAAAACTGGTCTAGATTCCTATGTTTTACATGGTGCTAGTATTACTGCTTGCGAACAAGCCACCCCTGCTTGGAAGTTTGCAAGCGATCGCATAGGCTTACAAATTAATAAAACGGCCTCTGTAAAGGGGGGTTTGTTTAAGTTTAAGAATATCCCTCTTTTTTATCTTCCTTATGTAGCTATACCTATAGGCAAACGTGAACGTCAATCAGGTTTCCTTATTCCAACAACAGGAAATTCTACTCAAACTGGCAGGTTTTTCCGAAATGCCTACTATCAAACCCTAGGCCGTAGTGCTGATGTACTATTTACCACAGATATTTATACTAAGCGTGGTGTAGGATTTGGCACAACTTTTCGCGCTCGTCCTGATGAACTTTCTTCTATAAAAATAGGAACTTTTAGCGTTGTTGACAGACTTTTTGACCAAGAAAACCTCCCTGTTCAACAAGATGCAGGTGGTTCGCTATTTTTTGCTAAAGGTATTCAATACTTGCCAAATGGCTTTTTTGCTGGTGTAGATGTAGACTTTACCACTAGTCTAGCTTTCCGTCGTACTTTTGCTAATGAAGCCGAACAGGTATTTAACCCTGAAAATCGTTCACAATTTTATCTTATTAATAACTTTAGTTCTGCTGGTGCTAATTATAGTTTTAATATGTTAGCAGAAGGTAAATCGGACACGGTTTTTAATAATGGTGCTTTTCTGGATCCTCTTTCAGATAGAAATACTGATGTAACAGTGCGTCACTTACCCTCATTAGAGCTTACAGGTTATGGGCAACAAGTGGCTAACCTACCGCTTTATCTATCATTTAACACCGCTATAGAAGGTTTATATAGACGTGAACGTCTTAATCAAGCAATAACTTTTATTACTCCAAGCATTGTCCAACGCTTTGACATGTCACCAAAACTTACTTTGGTAGTCCCTGATCTAGCTGGCTGGATAATTAGACCTGAATTTAGTTTGCGCTCTACTTACTACACTAGTAGTTTAAGAACTATTTCGCCCGATATTCCCTTAGTACCTTCTATTTCACGTAATCAACTTAGCCCAGATAATATTTTTCGTAAATATGCTGAATTTTCATTAAATATCCGCCCTCCTTCTTTATCCAAAATTTATACTAATAGCGATGGTTCACCCAAATTTAAGCATGTTATTGAGCCAACTTTTACTTATCATAAAATTAGCGGTGTAGATAATTTTGCTCAAATTATTCGTTTTGATGAACGTGATACAGTAGCTAATACTAATGAAATAGAATATGGTGTTATTAATAGATTCTTTGTGCCTAAGCAAACAAGTGATGGACGTATTAATACACACGAAGTTTTAAGTATTGCTTTAACACAAAAATATTTCTTTGACCCTGATTTTGGAGGAGCGTTAAAACCAGGTGTAAGAAACCAGTTTTTCCCAATCAATACGCTTTCTGGGTTTACTTTTGGTAGCCAAAGACGGGATTTTTCACCACTTAATGTTAATGTTCGCTATCGTCCATTAAATACAATTTCGGCTGATATGCGTATGGATTATGACACTGAGCGCAATAAGGTAAGAAATTTTTCAATAGGAACTTCTTATTCACAACGTAATTTTAGTATTTCACAAAGATATTTTAAGATTTCTTCACTTCAAACCGCGCCAGGACAAATTGAGCCAGGAACATTTCCAGGAAGTCTTTTGGTGACAGGTATTTCTCTTGGTAATGAGGCCCGTGGCTACTATGGTGGTGGCACATTTACCTATGATTTTACTGATAGAATAGACACTATTACAGGTGTTCGTACTCGTGCAGGTTTACGACGATCAACTTCATATTTTGGCTATGCCTGTGATTGTGGAAGCGTTGAGCTAAATCTAACTACAATAAATGTTAATGGTTTTAGCGAAACACGAGTAAGTTTTTCCTTCTCGCTGTCTGGAATAGGTTCTTTTGGTACAAATCAAAATCGCTAA
- the trpD gene encoding anthranilate phosphoribosyltransferase, with product MIKDLIKQVMAGKHLSQDQAILVLNEIIDGEVTDAQISALLIALAMKGETVEELTGFATVMRQRASTFNIKHQLFVDTSGTGGDGQGTFNISTAAAFVIAAAGIPVAKHGNRAVSSLCGSADILSQLGVNIMLSPEIAARCLDQIGICFMFAPAFHSATKRVAEIRRQLGVRTAFNLLGPLTNPAKTPRQLVGVYSKSAAEKCAQVLAKLGTERAWVVYGSDGLDEITLTGITHVASVNKGIVSLLELSPADFGFDPVIPTSIVGGNATQNAHILKEILSGHRQDSLTNVILANAAAVLYLCDKANSLTLAVSLAKEAIRQGKALAKLESLIKLSHQIS from the coding sequence ATGATCAAAGATCTAATTAAACAAGTGATGGCAGGAAAACACCTAAGCCAAGACCAAGCTATTTTAGTACTAAATGAAATTATTGATGGCGAGGTTACAGATGCTCAAATTTCCGCGCTCTTGATTGCTTTAGCAATGAAAGGCGAAACCGTAGAAGAATTAACTGGTTTTGCCACAGTAATGCGGCAACGTGCTAGCACTTTTAACATTAAACACCAACTTTTTGTTGATACTTCTGGAACAGGCGGAGATGGACAAGGAACATTTAATATTTCTACGGCAGCAGCTTTTGTTATTGCTGCTGCTGGCATTCCTGTAGCAAAACATGGAAACCGTGCTGTTTCCAGTCTATGTGGTAGTGCTGATATCTTAAGTCAATTAGGTGTAAACATAATGCTTAGTCCAGAAATAGCGGCTCGCTGTTTAGATCAAATTGGTATTTGTTTTATGTTTGCTCCTGCTTTTCATAGTGCTACAAAAAGAGTTGCTGAAATTCGCCGTCAACTAGGAGTAAGAACTGCTTTTAACCTACTTGGGCCACTAACTAACCCTGCTAAAACTCCTCGTCAACTAGTAGGCGTTTATTCTAAATCTGCTGCTGAAAAATGCGCTCAAGTCCTTGCTAAACTAGGCACTGAACGCGCTTGGGTAGTTTATGGCTCTGATGGACTAGATGAAATTACTTTAACTGGTATTACCCATGTAGCATCTGTTAATAAAGGTATAGTAAGTTTACTTGAACTCTCTCCAGCAGATTTTGGTTTCGATCCTGTTATTCCAACATCAATCGTTGGTGGTAATGCAACACAAAACGCCCATATCCTTAAAGAAATTCTTTCAGGTCATAGACAAGATAGCCTTACCAATGTAATTCTTGCTAATGCTGCTGCTGTATTATATCTTTGTGATAAGGCTAATAGCTTAACATTGGCTGTATCACTTGCAAAAGAAGCCATCCGCCAAGGAAAAGCACTTGCAAAACTAGAATCATTAATTAAATTAAGCCACCAAATAAGCTAA